A genomic window from Alkalihalobacillus sp. AL-G includes:
- a CDS encoding nodulation protein NfeD, with amino-acid sequence MGRKINKVKLLLFITLFIFPAFLLQFQSSYAESDKAVVYVAPVHDVVERGLEGFLKRAVNTAEKNHADFLVLELDTPGGRVDAAGNIAEILRESDVPVIAFVTKQAFSAGAYIALNADQIVMQPSTTMGSAAVIDSAGNAAGKKAQSAWLAEMTASAKLNERDPIYAKAMADEDVVLEDLGVEKGELLTLTAEQALEVGYAEKIVADRDELLKYLGIPDAQVNDIEESLAEKIAGFVTHPVVVPILLSIGSIGLVLELYTPGFGIPGALGLGSLLLFFFGHMIAGLAGWESLILFAVGVILIVVEIFAPGGILGIVGVVAIMTGIILAGGSLTNILLSILIALVATVIVSVLFLKHFGYNGPLRKVILFDTTSKDLGYISNETRMELIGATGTTLTPLRPSGTAVIDDERYDVVTEGGYISANKTIKIIKTEGSRIVVRELKE; translated from the coding sequence ATGGGTCGAAAAATCAACAAGGTAAAGCTGTTACTGTTCATCACATTGTTTATCTTCCCGGCATTTCTTCTGCAATTTCAATCTTCCTATGCAGAAAGCGATAAAGCGGTAGTTTATGTTGCACCGGTTCACGATGTCGTTGAGAGAGGATTAGAGGGCTTTTTGAAACGGGCTGTGAACACCGCTGAGAAAAATCATGCGGATTTCCTTGTTTTAGAGCTGGATACACCGGGAGGTAGGGTCGACGCCGCAGGCAATATTGCTGAAATTTTAAGAGAATCAGATGTTCCTGTCATTGCGTTTGTGACAAAGCAAGCTTTTTCTGCAGGTGCTTATATTGCCTTGAATGCGGATCAAATTGTCATGCAACCTTCAACCACGATGGGTTCTGCTGCAGTGATCGATTCAGCGGGAAATGCTGCTGGCAAAAAGGCACAGTCAGCATGGCTTGCCGAGATGACGGCATCGGCTAAGTTGAATGAACGTGACCCAATCTATGCAAAGGCGATGGCCGATGAGGATGTCGTCCTTGAGGATCTAGGTGTCGAAAAAGGAGAACTACTTACGTTAACCGCTGAGCAGGCATTAGAAGTTGGGTACGCTGAAAAAATCGTAGCGGACCGTGATGAACTACTGAAATATTTAGGAATACCTGATGCACAGGTTAATGACATTGAGGAAAGTTTAGCTGAGAAAATAGCGGGATTCGTTACTCATCCGGTTGTTGTACCTATATTGCTTTCAATCGGGAGTATCGGGCTTGTTCTTGAACTTTATACGCCTGGTTTTGGAATTCCTGGAGCACTGGGTCTCGGTTCGTTGCTATTATTCTTTTTCGGACATATGATTGCGGGTCTTGCGGGCTGGGAGTCCTTAATATTATTCGCGGTAGGTGTCATCTTAATCGTAGTTGAGATATTTGCTCCTGGAGGTATACTTGGTATTGTAGGAGTTGTAGCCATTATGACTGGGATCATTTTAGCTGGTGGTTCTTTAACCAATATCTTGTTATCAATCTTGATCGCATTAGTAGCAACGGTTATTGTTTCAGTATTATTTTTAAAGCATTTTGGTTATAATGGCCCATTAAGGAAAGTGATCTTATTTGATACAACGTCTAAGGACCTGGGCTACATTTCTAATGAAACAAGAATGGAGCTGATTGGAGCAACAGGTACTACCCTTACACCGTTACGTCCATCAGGGACTGCAGTGATCGACGATGAACGGTATGACGTTGTAACGGAAGGTGGATACATATCCGCAAACAAAACCATTAAAATAATTAAAACAGAAGGTTCTCGTATTGTAGTAAGAGAATTAAAAGAGTAG
- a CDS encoding GatB/YqeY domain-containing protein has protein sequence MSLLDRLNQDMKQAMKNREKQKLTVIRMVKASLQNESIKLGHELNEEEELTVLSREVKQRKDSLQEFEKAGRDDLVANLHQELEVLNEYLPKQLSDEEVEKLVKATVEQVGATSKQDMGKVMGAIMPKVKGKADGGLVNRLVQKHLS, from the coding sequence TTGAGTCTTCTTGACCGTTTGAATCAAGATATGAAGCAAGCGATGAAAAACAGAGAGAAACAAAAACTGACGGTCATTCGCATGGTTAAGGCCTCTCTTCAAAACGAGTCGATCAAGTTAGGACACGAATTGAACGAGGAAGAGGAATTGACAGTTCTTTCACGTGAAGTTAAACAACGTAAAGACTCCCTCCAGGAATTCGAAAAGGCAGGTCGTGATGACCTAGTCGCAAACTTACATCAAGAGCTTGAAGTACTCAATGAGTATCTTCCAAAACAGTTATCCGATGAAGAGGTTGAAAAGCTTGTAAAAGCAACAGTTGAACAAGTTGGAGCCACCTCTAAACAGGATATGGGGAAAGTCATGGGAGCCATCATGCCCAAAGTAAAAGGGAAAGCGGATGGCGGACTCGTGAATCGATTAGTTCAAAAGCACTTATCGTAA
- the rpsU gene encoding 30S ribosomal protein S21 → MSIRTSVRKNESIEDALRRFKRNVSKEGTMAEVRKRKHYEKPSVKRKKKSEAARKRKF, encoded by the coding sequence ATGTCTATTAGAACAAGTGTTCGCAAGAACGAATCTATAGAAGATGCACTTCGTCGCTTTAAGCGTAACGTTTCTAAAGAAGGAACAATGGCTGAGGTACGTAAGCGTAAGCACTACGAAAAGCCCAGCGTCAAGCGTAAGAAGAAGTCTGAAGCAGCTCGTAAGCGTAAGTTCTAA
- a CDS encoding Na/Pi symporter has protein sequence MTEIVSLFGVYLMIFLFGMTVMRLGLNTASQHTFKKMLLKYTNTPWKGFLLGILITAIVQSSSAVMVILVGLVAANLMSFRQSIGIILGTNIGTTITTEIISFDLDQLILPFVLVGALCIFIKGRAFFCTGCAVFGLGCMFLAMNGFESLANPITSLSWIQHFLQMTNNHIFYGLGLGTAMTAIIQSSTATTAIIMALMNENILSLSSGITILLGANIGTCVTALLASIGTIREAKFVAMAHIWVNLFGVAFFLPFLNLFSELINVLTYLPDVQIAHASVIFNVISSLLLLPCAGILASFITKIHGRKVA, from the coding sequence ATGACAGAAATCGTTTCATTATTTGGCGTCTATCTCATGATCTTTCTGTTTGGGATGACTGTCATGCGGCTAGGATTGAATACAGCATCGCAACACACATTTAAAAAAATGCTTCTAAAGTATACCAATACACCATGGAAAGGATTTCTCCTCGGTATTTTGATTACAGCCATCGTTCAAAGCAGCTCTGCTGTAATGGTCATTCTTGTAGGACTCGTCGCTGCAAATTTAATGTCATTTCGTCAATCCATCGGAATCATTTTAGGAACGAATATCGGGACGACGATTACAACAGAAATTATATCATTTGATTTGGATCAGCTCATTCTTCCGTTTGTTCTTGTTGGTGCGCTTTGTATTTTCATAAAAGGCAGAGCATTTTTTTGTACTGGTTGTGCAGTCTTCGGATTGGGCTGCATGTTTTTAGCAATGAACGGATTTGAATCCCTGGCAAATCCGATTACGAGTTTAAGCTGGATCCAGCACTTTCTTCAGATGACGAACAATCATATTTTTTACGGGTTAGGCCTTGGCACGGCAATGACAGCAATAATACAATCAAGTACAGCTACTACGGCAATTATCATGGCTTTAATGAATGAAAATATCCTATCCCTTTCATCCGGAATTACAATTTTGCTTGGTGCAAATATCGGAACGTGTGTAACGGCACTTCTTGCGTCAATCGGTACAATTCGAGAAGCCAAGTTTGTTGCAATGGCACACATTTGGGTGAATCTGTTCGGTGTCGCGTTTTTCTTGCCATTTCTGAATCTTTTCAGTGAACTAATAAACGTATTAACGTATTTACCAGATGTCCAAATTGCACATGCCAGCGT